GCATGGACCGATGCCGGACGATCGCGATGGCGCCGTCGTTCAGACCCTCGAGCTGACGAAGGTCTTCCGCGACATGTGGAACCGCGTCAAGGCGCGCGCGGTGAACAACCTCTCGTTCACCGTCGAGCGCGGCGAGGTGTTCGGGCTGCTCGGCCCGAACGGGTCCGGCAAGACGACGACGATCAAGATCCTGCTCGGGCTGCTGTTTCCGACGCGCGGGATCGCGCGCGTGCTCGGCCGTTCGCCGCGCGAGGTGCGCGTCAA
This portion of the Verrucomicrobiota bacterium genome encodes:
- a CDS encoding ATP-binding cassette domain-containing protein, translated to MPDDRDGAVVQTLELTKVFRDMWNRVKARAVNNLSFTVERGEVFGLLGPNGSGKTTTIKILLGLLFPTRGIARVLGRSPREVRV